In Miscanthus floridulus cultivar M001 chromosome 8, ASM1932011v1, whole genome shotgun sequence, the sequence TAGAAGAATGGAGGTATTCCATATAGCTTATTGATACTTGTTTACGGATATGGTATCAGATTGTAGTGTGGAGTCTGAAATGAGTGTAAGTGTATATAATCGGCTCTGTAATTAGGACATTTCTGAAATAGCATAGCTGTATGGCACTGAGATCCAACCTGGTTCATCAATGTTATAAGTAGTTGATTGTGATACATTGAAAGCTACCAGCACCATATGGATAAGTATAAAGCTAGCTGCTATCATGCAAAGTTTTGGATTAGACTGTTGAATGCTTTATACTTAGAAGATCAATGTTTTACCTATTTTTTTGGCATTATGTTTGGAAATAGAAAATTTATATTCATCAGATTGTCAGGTAAATATCAGTTTAATCACTACAATGCTCTTTGAAGCATTTCTTGCAAACTACAAAATAGGACAATCCATCATGAAACACACAAAATAATGAGCACCTATCTTTTAAAGTTTTAATTTCTTTGTTAGATCTAATCATGTAGAATGTCAGTGGTCCTAAAACTGATTTTGTGTGCCTTTGTTATATAATTTTGATAACTGAATTATGTGTTGTACTATACTATTGTACTATCTGCATATTAATAAGAAACCATGAGAGTGCTATGTATTTCACATTTCAGGACTAAATTTCCTTTGCACAATATATGAAAATTCTATAGGGTGAGCAATACTGTCCACAAGCAGCATGTCAAGCATCTAGGTGTTCTGGTCAAAATCATGCTCCTGTTCTAGTAATTTCCTTCTTTATATAGAAGTCCTCGTACTAGTAATTTTAGCTTCTTATGCACTTGACATGCTAGGCCTTGACCCCTCATCTGTAGAGAGCTTTGCTAAATTTCAATTCGATTGGTTTTTtactgcagctagcaatgagatcATTAATCATTTTTTTTATGTAGCCATGGATGATAATGAGTTTCTTTCTGATGGTGAGTCTACAAATGGTGAGAGTGAGGATGATCTTCCCAACAACTCAGAAGAGGAAACCTCTGATCCTTTCAATGATGGCGAGGTACTAAGTTCATTTTGACTTTGTTTTTGTGTGTGCACTTATGTATTATAATAATTTAATATTTGATATATCTTGTTGCCTTTTTTATGATCCAAATCCTGAAGATGATAATATTGATACTAGTGAAATACTGAAAACTTTGAAGCATGTTCAAAAAGTCATTTGTGGAGTATGTTCTGAAACCTTTGTCTGTTAATATCTGATATATCGTGTTGTGGCTGTTTTAGTTTTGTATTACtcctgtagtagtagtagtttaggGTCCATGTTAGTTTATTGTTCCTGTATATACTGCATGATTATTATACTGTAGATGATTGAGTGATACGGGTGGCATTGGTCCTTGcctatttttcttttctgttcttgaatgcttgatctcatcatgcacttttgTTCTTGTATAGTGCTATTTGCATTTGAATTGTACCTGATATTTTTGTTTCTATTATGTATTCTCAGTTTGCTAAGTTTgttgagaagaaagagaaagcaaGGGGTTCAGGTGTCCAGACTGGAAAGGTAAATTCAGTAGCATTATGATTGAGCGGATACATGATGAGCATGATATTTCTGGGAATAGGTTTTGTTCAAAAAACATAGCCAACTAATCAAGTTTTTTGCTAAATTTGTCACCATGTTTAGTGATTCTAGTATCCTAACCagattttcttttttgttgcattGTTTTACAGAGTATCAGAACGGTTAGAGGTAGAGGTAAAGGGAAATTAAGTGGCGCTGCAGGTACATCAGAGAGACTAGGAAGTAGGTTTAATAGCAAGTACTTTGGAGAAAAGATAATAGCAAAGTTGGATGAGCGCAAAAAGAAAATTATCAGCATCATGGCTTTGGAATTTCACTGGAGTACGATGGTTGCTCAGCACCTAGAGGCTTTGTGCAATGGATAGCAGATCAAGTAGATGTGAGTTGTAGTGACATAGTAGTTGGAGGGAAAGTGATTCCATTGGATCCATTGTCAGTCCATCTCTTTTTAGGGCTttcaaatgatgatgaagatattAAGGAGAATTATACTGAGTCTACGAAGAGCAACTTGCTTTCAGCAATCAAAGAGCCCTCTTTGCCCATGATCAAGACATTTGGGGACAAGTTGGTAGGAGGCACGTTATCTAATGATGACGTGCTTCGATACTTCATGGTTGTAGCCTTGTCTACATTTCTTTGTGCTAATTCTAGTACTTATCCGAGCCCACAGTATCTAGGTGCATTGATTGATGTATCTAAGGTGAAAGAATGGAATTGGTCAAAGTTCATCTATGATTGGATGTTTTCTTCCATTACAAACTACAGAAAGAAGCATCGAAGTACAATTAGTGGTTGCAGATACTTTCTAGCTGTAAGTGTGcctatatttatattttttttcctttATTCAGTTGTCCATTTTTTGGTTATGCAGCATGTTTTAGTGATGCCTTTGAAATCATATGTAGGGTTATTATCTTGATTATATCAACTTTGGAGTACGTAATCAGCTGCCCCTAGATCTGCCAAGAATCCATTGTTGGAAGGGCTCGATGATCAAGACCTTTGCTTCATATGATCATGTGTCTGGTGACATTTATGGAAAGCGACCGGTGAGTAGTGAACCTGAAAATTCATATTTGTAGTTGTGATGTTGTGTATCTATGAGCTTTATTGATGTATCATGTATCCTTGCTGCATGAGTTTAGATCTTTCTGGAgttgtataaatgtttcttagtCTTAGTGCCCTAAGGCTCTTCTTATTCTTACTGTCAGCAAAATATTGACCTTGTGCTTTCTTAGAAAAAATTCTCTTCTGATTCTGCTAACACAACTTTTCATCTATTTATTGTGGTTTTGCTTGCCCAATATACATTGGTGTTGTATTGTCTAGTATGAAAAAAATCTACCAAAAATCTTGAGTGTTGATCTTAGGTTGCTTACTTGATCAAAGGCATTTATTGTAATCACCAATAATATAAATTACAAGTTACGACCATTGCAATTTTAGTTATAAGCATGTGCAATATGCATGTTAAATCTGTGCAAGTGTCATTCTTGTATTAAGTTCATAGCTCAAGATTGTGATTTTCTATAGCGATGTTGTTGGTCTGACTACGATTAATTTCAGAGGCTGCCTGTTTAGTTTTTAGAACCAGTGGCTATCTATTTAGTGAAATTTGGTAATACATTGAAGAAGCATGTTTTAGCCAATTATCTTGATGGATTGATAATGTTCTGTAGTCATAGAAGAACAAATCTTTCTTTaactttttccttttttatatcttTGTAGTAGTTGCAGGCAGTGTTTCATTTTGTCCTGTGCAGTATTTATTAAGTTTTAGAAGTAATTTATCTGTTGTGTGATATCTCAAAACTTTCTACATCTACTTGTCCTATCCAAATAAAAGCTCTTCTTTACTTCTCTTAGCCAAATAAATGGTCTGAACACCCTATTGAAAGAAAGTTGTGTTGAAATAGAAAATATCTTCCTCTAAATTTTATTCTAAAAATCATACATGCATGACGAATTCTGGAGCGTTGGATggtaatctaatagcccctagTTCTCTATGAAGTTTGTGTGGCTGCCCATGCCTTGTTAACATTCTGTTATTGGGTTTTTGTTGACTTCTAATGCACATCTAGAGTTGTATTAGCTGTAAGGGTTTTTTGAGATCACTGGTTGagttgattttatgtaggtgaaaTCCATCGATGACACATGCTATGCTGAAGAGTATCTACCGGAAGAGGCTTGTGCTCTTTTTAGGAGAACTTTGGATAGACGTTGTGATTTTATCGGGACAAATGTATGTGTCTTTATGCAATCCTTTGATTTGATCATTTCATTACTCTTGTATAATGAAATTTACATGATTCATATGTTACTATTAACTTGGCATTACAGGACATGGATAACATGTGCAATATTTTTGAAAACTACCATACAAGACTAGGCTTTAGGAGCCCGGGCACACTTGTTGCTAAGATGTTTATGTACATGCATAGGACTCATGTAATTAATCATGGTGGTGATGCTTCTGATGAGGCTGAGGGTTCTGCTGCTAGAGTGCCCCCTCcaagacatgatgatggtgatgatggagtTGTTGATGGTATCCCTGCTGAATATGAAGCTCCTCTTCCTTCTCTAGCACATCataatggtgatgatgatgctgTCCGTGCTGAATATGAAGCCCCACTGCCTTCTCCAGGACATTTTGTTGTGCAAGATGATGTCTTTGATGCGGGAATGGCTGGTGATACAAGTAAAACAGCTGTGAAAGAAGTGGATGGTGCTGCTACTATTGCAAATAATACCATTATTGAAGATGTGCATCCTACAGTTGCTGCTCCTACtgaaacaaatgaagaaaaaTGCTCTATGACTGATAAAATTGAATCTGATGGATTATACGATGGATCTGGTGGTGAGAATTGTCGTGCTTCTCAGTCAATTGAAATTATTCCTTCCAAAGACTCATTAGCTGAAGGTACATGGAATGTTGTGTaacatttatttctacatttagTTGATTTGTTTGTATGTGTGTTCATAATCTTATGATTATTTTCAGGTTCAGCTATAAGTAAAAGGAAGAGGAAAAGATATGCATCACAATATTCGAGCGCCAATAGTGTAGCGTCTAGGACTCGACTCTCTCAACGTCTTGGCAAGTCCCCTCTGAGTCACATAAAAGATCATAATGCTGAGGTGAATGTTTCTATTTCTCATTTTATTTGTCTTCAGTTGTGTATTTTCTAAATTGTTGGGTCACTTTTGTCTTTTTAGGCAACTATGCCGAAATCAAACTGGAAATGGATGTAACAAGGATAATACTGTAGTTATTGAGGAAGACCAAGTGTTAACTACTAATGTTGCAACTAAACGTCAAAAGCTCCATCTAAAAGTGAGTTTTGCATTATTTGGTTCTTGTTTTTATATGCTTTTGTAGCTGTTCTGCTATTCCATGATCAGATAGGTATAGGTTCCAGCATATTTTTGCTGTTAGTAATATACACTACTAGGTATTGATGTAGTAAATGAAATACCCTACTGAATGGACTTGTTTCATTCTGTTCTCTATTGTTTAGGAAGGCGAAGCAACTAGTGCATATACTGCTTCCCCCTTGGTTCCTACTGTTCATGAAAGCGAGACAACTAATGCGGCCGCTGCTATCCCCTTGGTTGGTACAGTTGAGAGGGCCCCAGGTTTGTCCCGCTGATGAAAAAAAATGCTTTACAAAATCTAAGATATATGAATTGGGCTCATGTTTGAGCATGGTCTCTATGTAGGACAAACAGGAGAAGCACCGAGTCTAAGGAATGCTATTGGTTCTCTGAGTGGTCTTGGTCCTTGTGGAGTGGAGAATGCTCAAGCTGGTTCTAGAGCTGACTTGGATGAAAATGCAGTTTCTGCTCAAGATCTTAATGGTTAGTCCCTATTTTTTATGTTGCATTCTCTTTATCAGTAAATTGCACCTTTGTAATTCTGCAATTGTAGTATTTGAATTGTGCAATATGacttttttttatttcatttaagtTTCAGCCTTCTTTATTGTCTTAtatttttttgctggaaaagCACCTGTCAAGGAACCTTGTCTGAAGACGAAGACTCCATTCTTTCGTAGCCCTAGTGTACCTTCATTCAGAATGTTTGAAGAACTAGATGACTTAGGAAATTATGTTGTAGATCCTAACTTGAGGCGCCATGTTGGTACAACTTGTGATACATCTTGTCCTCTTGATAGAGCATTGTCTATGGTACATGTCCTCTTCCATCTTGTTTATTCTTCCCATGCTAAGTCATTATATATTATGTATATGAAATTTTATTTATTCTTTGTTGCTGCAGTTGAGTAGAGTTTCTACTTCAGGTCAGAAAGTTGGTGCTAATATGTCCCATGGAGGTGTCCCTGGAAATGTATGTTGTTTTGTTTCTGTACATGCCAAGTAGTTTTTGATGTACAAGGAATGTTTTCCCACCTGATTTAGTTTCATTTTTTCATAGGTTGAAACCAAAAGCAACTTGAACTTGAAATCTAGGTCTGCATCTAAAGAATGGGTTTTTGTTGATAAGCCGACGTCTCCTAGAGGTGGTAATGTGAGCAATGAGGAGACCATTGGCACTGGAAATGCTAGGACTAAGATAAATGGGAATGTTGAAAATGTAATCCTCCCTATTGCATTATATCGATTTTGTATTATGATGTAGCTTTTGATCTCTCTGGTCTTATTTCTGTATTTATTGTTGTTTTAGGACGTTATCCGTATGTAGTCTTTAGCTTTAACTGAATATTCTGAGATCGAAGAAGATCCAAGTCAACCTGTTCCTCTTGCTGCAGTCAGTCCTTATGGAGATCCTATAAAAATTGTAAATAGGCGTACCTAATCTTATCATTCTGGAAAGTTTGTGGTGGGAGATAATATGATGGTGCCTGCTTCCTTTTGCTTTATCTTTTTTGGAGACATGGTAGTAGAAGGGGAAGTAGTTAGTACAATGCTACATGGTAGCAGTTGGGGCTACTTTTGGATCATGTAATAGCTTGTATAAGTAGTTGTAGTAATGTTCATACTCTTGCGAACCAGTACTAGTGTTGTATATATATTTGGAGTAAATGCCCCCTTCTTTTTTCTTTGTAAGTGTATCGTATTGTATTTGTGTGATTTTTTGTGATGCAGTTTTAGGATATATTGAAATTATTAGATCCTTGCTCTAACACTATTAGTTTTTCCATTTTTCGAACAATTTTATGTGTTCCTTGTTGTATGTTTTGCAGACACCTATTCAATCATGTCTTCCATCCCATTGTGAAAAGTCTGTGGTTGGTGGGCCTTGCTTGTCTGCAAAGTCTGTTGGCGGCAATGGATTTGTATTGAACTCTGAGTCATCCAGTGAAGCTGTTTGGCAGTCTTCGAGTTCAAAGGTTGCTATTCATCATCCTAGACGGCTTGCGAAGCCCAGCATGTACAAGATCAGCCCTTTTATCATCCCTCAATCCACGATTAGTGTGTCCAAACTTGAATCTGATGTGTATGAAGCTATTTTGAAGATGGGAGAAAGCAGCGAACACTTGAAGTAAGTTTGAAATTTACACAATCTTCCCATTCTTAGCCTTCTGCAGCACCATGTGTTAATACTTGTACCAATTCACTATGAATTGTTTTGTTTTTGTGTTTGCAGTCTAAAAGCGGTGGATTATGGGTTTGTTGTTGTCTTGTTGAGTGCACTTTCATCTTCTCTTCGGCCTGGCGGAAaggtcaaccattttgtagtgaaCGCATTTTGCAAGCTGCTGTTCCTTAGAAAACACCCCAGGGATTCTAAAAAGCATTACTTCTTCTCTAAAGTTGGGGTTAGTagtcgttgatgtattctttgtaaATTATATGTTTGCACTATATGGAAATAATATCGGTCAATTTGTTATTGTAGGATTATCTTATTGGAAATCATCgtcatgatgatgagaaggagaaggagctatTTGAGACTGCTGTGAGATGCTTTAAGGGTGCTCATCGTGCCAGGCCTTTAACATCCAGCGACTATGTGCGTAACATATCTTCTCTATTATTTGAAAAAGAGTACTAGCATAAATGTTGTGTTCTAGTCCTACTATgtg encodes:
- the LOC136470533 gene encoding uncharacterized protein, which encodes MDDNEFLSDGESTNGESEDDLPNNSEEETSDPFNDGEFAKFVEKKEKARGSGVQTGKSIRTVRGRGKGKLSGAAGLSNDDEDIKENYTESTKSNLLSAIKEPSLPMIKTFGDKLVGGTLSNDDVLRYFMVVALSTFLCANSSTYPSPQYLGALIDVSKVKEWNWSKFIYDWMFSSITNYRKKHRSTISGCRYFLAGYYLDYINFGVRNQLPLDLPRIHCWKGSMIKTFASYDHVSGDIYGKRPVKSIDDTCYAEEYLPEEACALFRRTLDRRCDFIGTNDMDNMCNIFENYHTRLGFRSPGTLVAKMFMYMHRTHVINHGGDASDEAEGSAARVPPPRHDDGDDGVVDGIPAEYEAPLPSLAHHNGDDDAVRAEYEAPLPSPGHFVVQDDVFDAGMAGDTSKTAVKEVDGAATIANNTIIEDVHPTVAAPTETNEEKCSMTDKIESDGLYDGSGGENCRASQSIEIIPSKDSLAEGSAISKRKRKRYASQYSSANSVASRTRLSQRLGKSPLSHIKDHNAEEGEATSAYTASPLVPTVHESETTNAAAAIPLVGTVERAPGLSR